One Solanum lycopersicum chromosome 2, SLM_r2.1 genomic region harbors:
- the LOC138342127 gene encoding uncharacterized protein: protein MVYGLQDRILQEAPSSINSNHPGSTKINRDFKEVYWWEGMKINISQFVAKCSNCQQVKVEHQRPGGLAVRLDGVLVSIISYRGAQFIAQLWKSFKRVSMENVDIQDNLRNEEVPFYILDRQVCKLRIKEVDSVKFFWSNQFIEEATWEAEEDMKNTYPYLFE, encoded by the exons ATGGTGTATGGACTCCAAGATAGGATCTTGCAGGAGGCTCCTAGCTCCATAAATTCCAATCATCCGGGTTCCACCAAGATAAATCGCGACTTCaaagaggtatattggtgggaaggcatGAAGATTAATATTTCTCAGTTTGTTGCCAAGTGctcaaattgccaacaagtgaaagtagaacaccaaaggcctggaggtTTAGCTGTAAGACTTGATGGAGTTTTGGTCTCCATTATTTcatatagaggtgcacaatttattGCACAACTCTGGAAATCCTTCAAGAGAG TATCCATGGAGAATGTTGACATTCAGGATAACCTACGCAATGAAGAGgttcctttttatattttggatCGTCAAGTTTGTAAGTTGAGGATAAAGGAAGTTGATTCAGTCAAGTTCTTTTGGAGCAACCAATTCATTGAAGAGGCGACATGGGAAGCTGAGGAAGATATGAAAAATACATATCCATATCTCTTTGAATAA